One genomic window of Candidatus Zymogenaceae bacterium includes the following:
- a CDS encoding MFS transporter: MNQKNSVRIEDTISAGAKIGYGVGDFGANLVFQSVLIFLIFYFTDVFGIAASVAGTIFFVSKAWDAVTDPTMGYLSDRTHTRWGQKRPYLLFGAIPLGLCFFFLFASPNINEGFRPIYALIFFLLVCTFYTVVNIPYGALTASMTVDAHERSKISGVRTFFALMGTLTVAGATLPLVDLFGGGSVGFRATGAIFGALAAILTLVTFFSVRERVVQRDTTHYSLRDILTVLKSNRPFIILSFGMIMHLTALGVLAAMINYFFKYIMNDADFATFAFLCIFVPAALALPLWVWVSKKMSKKAAFNAGMGLLALSLLGIFFVRELNPAVLLPMFIVGGIGLSTNFFSPWAMVPDTVEYGQLQTGLRREGILYGVFFFGQKMASALAGFIAGQGLSFFGFVANESQTNQTLLGIRILTTFVPIALIILGILIISFYPINQAMHTKILEDIEKSQKNGL, from the coding sequence AGACACGATCTCTGCCGGCGCGAAAATAGGCTACGGCGTCGGTGACTTCGGGGCCAATCTCGTTTTTCAATCGGTTCTCATCTTTCTCATATTTTATTTTACCGATGTGTTTGGAATCGCCGCCTCCGTGGCGGGGACGATCTTTTTCGTCTCGAAGGCGTGGGACGCAGTCACGGACCCAACCATGGGCTACCTCTCCGATCGGACTCATACCCGATGGGGGCAGAAGCGACCCTACCTCCTGTTCGGAGCGATTCCCCTGGGACTCTGCTTCTTTTTTTTGTTCGCCTCGCCGAATATCAATGAGGGATTTCGCCCGATCTACGCGCTGATATTTTTTCTCCTGGTGTGCACCTTTTACACCGTGGTGAACATCCCCTACGGCGCCCTCACGGCCAGCATGACCGTGGACGCCCACGAACGCTCGAAGATATCCGGGGTGCGTACCTTCTTTGCCCTGATGGGGACGCTCACCGTCGCCGGAGCAACCCTTCCCCTGGTGGATCTCTTCGGCGGCGGGAGCGTCGGTTTCCGCGCCACCGGGGCCATATTCGGGGCGCTTGCGGCGATCCTGACCCTGGTAACCTTCTTCAGCGTTCGGGAGCGTGTTGTACAGCGGGATACCACCCACTACAGCCTTCGGGATATCCTCACGGTATTGAAGAGCAATCGCCCCTTCATCATCCTCTCTTTCGGGATGATTATGCACCTGACAGCTCTGGGCGTGCTGGCGGCGATGATAAACTACTTTTTCAAGTACATCATGAACGATGCGGACTTCGCCACGTTCGCCTTTCTGTGCATCTTCGTTCCCGCGGCCCTGGCGTTGCCGCTGTGGGTGTGGGTGTCGAAAAAAATGAGCAAGAAGGCGGCCTTCAATGCGGGCATGGGGCTTCTGGCCCTGTCTTTGCTCGGTATCTTCTTTGTCCGGGAGCTGAACCCGGCTGTGCTTTTGCCGATGTTCATCGTGGGAGGGATCGGGCTTTCCACGAACTTTTTCAGCCCCTGGGCCATGGTGCCGGACACCGTGGAATACGGGCAGCTTCAGACGGGTTTAAGACGGGAGGGAATCCTGTACGGCGTCTTTTTCTTCGGCCAGAAGATGGCCTCGGCCCTGGCCGGGTTTATCGCCGGGCAGGGACTGAGCTTTTTCGGGTTTGTAGCGAACGAAAGCCAGACGAATCAGACGCTTTTGGGCATCAGGATATTGACGACCTTCGTCCCCATCGCCCTG